Proteins from a genomic interval of Candidatus Rokuibacteriota bacterium:
- a CDS encoding NAD-dependent epimerase/dehydratase family protein, with protein sequence MATLVTGAFGCIGAWVCKRLLEAGEKPVAFDLGDDPWRMRMILGPERLRDVVMVKGDIADRDGVTRVVGELADPGYQQDLGPTPRTGLKDGIRMTLDEFAVLKKAGRLDARELEPAK encoded by the coding sequence ATGGCGACGCTGGTGACGGGAGCGTTCGGCTGCATCGGGGCGTGGGTGTGCAAGCGGCTGCTGGAGGCCGGCGAGAAGCCGGTGGCCTTCGACCTCGGCGACGACCCGTGGCGCATGCGCATGATCCTGGGGCCGGAGCGCCTGCGCGACGTCGTCATGGTCAAGGGCGACATCGCCGACCGCGACGGCGTGACCCGCGTCGTAGGCGAGCTGGCCGACCCGGGTTACCAGCAGGATCTCGGCCCTACGCCGCGCACAGGGCTCAAGGATGGCATTCGGATGACGCTCGACGAATTCGCCGTGCTCAAGAAGGCGGGACGGCTCGACGCGCGCGAGCTGGAGCCGGCGAAGTGA
- a CDS encoding arsinothricin resistance N-acetyltransferase ArsN1, with amino-acid sequence MRAAVTLRPARAGDAEAVCLIYNQGIEDRVATLETELRTPEERREWMAARGPRHPVIVAESGGVLVGWGSLNVFNARPAYRHVADFSVYVERAWRGKGVGHRLLERLIELAREIGYHKMVLSTFPTNAGGVRLYERLGFSRVGVYHEQGTLDGRWVDTLIMEKLL; translated from the coding sequence GTGAGGGCAGCGGTCACGCTCCGGCCCGCGCGCGCGGGCGACGCCGAAGCGGTCTGCCTGATCTACAACCAGGGGATCGAAGACCGCGTGGCGACGCTCGAGACCGAGCTGCGCACGCCTGAAGAGCGCCGCGAGTGGATGGCGGCGCGCGGCCCCCGCCACCCGGTGATCGTGGCGGAGTCCGGCGGGGTCCTCGTCGGATGGGGAAGTCTAAACGTCTTCAACGCGCGCCCCGCCTACCGGCACGTCGCCGACTTCTCCGTCTACGTCGAGCGCGCGTGGCGCGGCAAGGGCGTGGGCCACCGCCTGCTCGAGCGCCTCATCGAGCTGGCGCGCGAGATCGGCTACCACAAGATGGTGCTGTCCACCTTCCCCACCAACGCGGGGGGCGTGCGCCTCTACGAGCGCCTGGGCTTCAGCCGCGTCGGCGTTTACCACGAGCAGGGCACGCTCGACGGCCGGTGGGTGGACACGCTCATCATGGAGAAGCTCCTCTAG
- a CDS encoding hydroxyacid dehydrogenase, with protein MKPLVILAGPIHPDGVKQLETEARVVVSNEETEAGMIKAAQEASGILFRTKPNCTRSLMAACKQLKVIGRHGAGLDIVDLEAATDLGVAVVHAPGSNSNSVAEHAIMLMLACAKQAVVVDKRTRLADWSKGRWQGLLEMNGRTLGIIGVGNIGRRVAKIAGAMGMRVIGYDKYVAADELRNRGVEPMPDMASVLRQADVVTCHTPLTRETRHMIDAVAIALMKPGVIFINTSRGKVQDEEALRVALEGGKIRAAGIDVFEEEPVSSDSRLLQLDNVIVSPHIAGVTEETTRGMAIQVTAEMLRVLRGEKPHVLGNPDLWPKLGHLK; from the coding sequence ATGAAGCCCCTCGTGATCCTTGCCGGCCCCATCCATCCGGACGGCGTCAAACAGCTCGAAACGGAAGCGCGTGTGGTCGTTTCTAACGAAGAGACGGAAGCGGGGATGATCAAGGCCGCGCAGGAGGCCTCGGGCATCCTCTTCCGCACCAAGCCCAACTGCACGCGGTCGCTGATGGCGGCCTGCAAGCAGCTCAAGGTCATCGGCCGTCACGGCGCCGGGCTCGATATCGTGGACCTCGAGGCCGCGACGGATCTCGGCGTGGCGGTCGTCCACGCCCCGGGCTCCAACTCCAACTCCGTCGCCGAGCACGCGATCATGCTCATGCTGGCCTGCGCCAAGCAGGCGGTGGTCGTGGACAAACGCACGCGGCTGGCCGACTGGAGCAAGGGTCGCTGGCAGGGCCTGCTCGAGATGAACGGCCGGACGCTCGGCATCATCGGCGTCGGCAACATCGGGCGTCGGGTGGCGAAGATCGCGGGCGCCATGGGCATGCGCGTGATCGGCTACGACAAGTACGTGGCGGCCGACGAGCTCCGGAACCGCGGCGTCGAGCCCATGCCGGACATGGCCTCCGTCCTCCGGCAGGCCGACGTCGTCACGTGCCACACGCCCCTCACGCGGGAAACGCGCCACATGATCGACGCCGTGGCGATCGCCCTGATGAAGCCCGGCGTGATCTTCATCAACACCTCTCGCGGCAAGGTCCAGGACGAGGAGGCGCTGCGCGTGGCGCTCGAGGGCGGCAAGATCCGAGCGGCGGGCATCGACGTGTTCGAGGAGGAGCCCGTCTCCTCGGACAGCCGGCTCCTCCAGCTCGACAACGTGATCGTGAGTCCGCACATCGCCGGCGTGACCGAGGAGACGACCCGCGGCATGGCGATCCAGGTCACAGCCGAGATGCTGCGCGTGCTCCGCGGCGAGAAGCCGCACGTGCTCGGCAACCCCGACCTCTGGCCCAAGCTCGGCCACCTGAAGTAG
- a CDS encoding class I SAM-dependent methyltransferase, whose protein sequence is MFDSKFFEESWPTISRGLESEADAETEVGWILGHVRPPAGGRVLDAPCGFGRHSLALARRGFGVTGVDLSETELGRAKERAQAAGLPLQLVKQDMRDMEFSGEFDLALNLFSSIGFFTDDEDRLLLDRFCTGLKPGGAFVLDTRNRDFVIHDVTPEETVQLPEGTVRVKNRFDVRTSRIQQDWWLEDQHRLLGQTEIRLYSAHELLRMLRPERWSQVELFGGLDGRPFALESPRIVLVATK, encoded by the coding sequence GTGTTCGACAGCAAATTCTTCGAGGAGTCGTGGCCCACCATCTCCCGCGGCCTCGAGTCCGAGGCGGACGCCGAGACCGAGGTCGGCTGGATCCTCGGCCACGTGCGGCCGCCGGCCGGCGGGCGCGTCCTCGACGCGCCGTGCGGCTTCGGCCGCCACTCGCTCGCACTCGCGCGGCGCGGCTTCGGGGTCACGGGCGTGGACCTCTCCGAAACCGAGCTCGGCCGCGCCAAGGAGCGCGCCCAGGCCGCCGGGCTGCCGCTCCAGCTGGTCAAGCAGGACATGCGCGACATGGAGTTCTCGGGCGAGTTCGATCTGGCCTTGAACCTCTTCTCGAGCATCGGCTTCTTCACCGACGACGAGGACCGCCTCCTCCTCGACCGCTTCTGCACCGGGCTCAAGCCGGGCGGCGCCTTCGTCCTCGATACGCGCAACCGCGACTTCGTCATCCACGACGTGACGCCCGAGGAGACGGTGCAGCTGCCGGAGGGCACGGTCCGCGTCAAGAACCGCTTCGACGTGCGCACGAGCCGGATCCAGCAGGACTGGTGGCTCGAGGACCAGCACCGCCTGCTGGGCCAGACCGAGATCCGCCTCTACTCCGCCCACGAGCTCCTGCGCATGCTGCGCCCGGAGCGCTGGTCCCAGGTCGAGCTCTTCGGCGGCCTCGACGGACGCCCGTTCGCCCTCGAGTCCCCCCGCATCGTCCTCGTGGCGACCAAGTAA